From the genome of Actinacidiphila yeochonensis CN732, one region includes:
- a CDS encoding peptide ABC transporter substrate-binding protein encodes MRGAKSAKWVVGAAVIGLAATACGSGGTSSAGGSNDGIVRAWWGDPQNPLEPANTTEVQGGKVLDMIFMDLKEYDSTTGAAKLEAAQSITTNDQQNFTIKLKPNLKFSDGTAVTAHSFVDAWNYGALLTNKQLNAYFFEDIEGYDKVHPDSGQPTAKTMSGLKVVDNDTFTVKLNQKFSTWPDRLGYKAFAPLPKEFFTDHAAYLNKPVGDGPYKIVSYTKGSSMKLVPNPYYTGPSKPKNKGVLLKVYTSSETAYADLQAGNLDVLDDVPAEDLSHVKSDLDGRYLNQPAGINQTISFPLNQKAWNAPGMDKVRVGLSMAIDRKTITQKIFQGTRTPATDFTSPVLGAAGGFSSDLAGDSLTYNPAKARELIKEGGGIPGGHMTIGYNADSGSHKEWVDAVCNSINNVLGDNKACVGAPTGTFADFRNQITNGEMTNPFRAGWQMDYPLIDDFLTPQYATGGSSNDAHYSNPKFDALIKQADAAPDAAKATALYQQAEKLLFTDMPAIPLWYQDGQAGWSSRVSNVTENSFSFPVYTDITVNNS; translated from the coding sequence CGGTTCGAACGACGGCATCGTCCGGGCCTGGTGGGGCGACCCGCAGAACCCGCTGGAGCCGGCGAACACCACCGAGGTGCAGGGCGGCAAGGTCCTGGACATGATCTTCATGGACCTCAAGGAGTACGACTCCACCACGGGTGCGGCGAAGCTTGAGGCCGCCCAGTCGATCACCACGAACGACCAGCAGAACTTCACCATCAAGCTCAAGCCGAACCTGAAGTTCTCCGACGGCACCGCCGTCACCGCCCACTCCTTCGTGGACGCCTGGAACTACGGCGCGCTGCTCACCAACAAGCAGCTGAACGCCTACTTCTTCGAGGACATCGAGGGCTACGACAAGGTCCACCCGGACTCGGGCCAGCCGACCGCGAAGACGATGTCCGGCCTCAAGGTCGTCGACAACGACACCTTCACGGTGAAGCTGAACCAGAAGTTCTCCACCTGGCCGGACCGCCTCGGCTACAAGGCGTTCGCGCCGCTGCCGAAGGAGTTCTTCACCGACCACGCCGCCTACCTGAACAAGCCGGTGGGCGACGGGCCGTACAAGATCGTGTCGTACACGAAGGGCTCCAGCATGAAGCTGGTCCCGAACCCGTACTACACCGGGCCGAGCAAGCCGAAGAACAAGGGCGTGCTGCTGAAGGTCTACACGAGCTCGGAGACCGCCTACGCCGACCTGCAGGCCGGCAACCTGGACGTCCTGGACGACGTCCCGGCCGAGGACCTCAGCCACGTCAAGTCCGACCTGGACGGCCGCTACCTGAACCAGCCGGCCGGCATCAACCAGACCATCTCGTTCCCGCTGAACCAGAAGGCCTGGAACGCCCCGGGCATGGACAAGGTGCGCGTCGGCCTGTCGATGGCGATCGACCGCAAGACGATCACCCAGAAGATCTTCCAGGGCACCCGCACCCCGGCCACCGACTTCACCTCCCCGGTGCTGGGCGCGGCCGGCGGCTTCAGCAGCGACCTCGCCGGCGACTCCCTCACGTACAACCCGGCCAAGGCGCGCGAGCTGATCAAGGAGGGCGGCGGCATCCCCGGCGGTCACATGACCATCGGCTACAACGCCGACTCCGGCTCCCACAAGGAGTGGGTGGACGCGGTCTGCAACAGCATCAACAACGTGCTGGGCGACAACAAGGCCTGCGTCGGGGCCCCGACGGGCACCTTCGCGGACTTCCGCAACCAGATCACCAACGGTGAGATGACCAACCCGTTCCGTGCGGGCTGGCAGATGGACTACCCGCTGATCGACGACTTCCTGACGCCGCAGTACGCGACCGGTGGCAGCTCGAACGACGCGCACTACAGCAACCCGAAGTTCGACGCCCTGATCAAGCAGGCCGACGCCGCCCCGGACGCCGCCAAGGCGACCGCGCTGTACCAGCAGGCGGAGAAGCTGCTCTTCACGGACATGCCGGCCATCCCGCTCTGGTACCAGGACGGCCAGGCCGGCTGGTCCTCGCGGGTCTCCAACGTGACGGAGAACTCGTTCAGCTTCCCCGTCTACACCGACATCACGGTCAACAACAGCTGA
- a CDS encoding ABC transporter permease yields MGRYVVRRLLQMVPVFIGTTFLIFVMVYALGDPVAAMFGDKTPDPATAAQIRHALYLDHSLPAQYVHYMKQIFTGNFGTAATGQPVTQLMGTAFPVTLRLTLVAFAIEAVVGIGLGLLAGMRRGRFADNGVLVFTLLVVAVPTFVTGYLLQYFLGVKWHVANPAVAEGAPIGDLILPGLVLAAVSLAYVARLTRTSVAENARADYVRTAVAKGLPRRRVVTVHLLRNSLIPVVTFLGTDIGGLMAGAVVTERIFNVHGVGYQLYQGILRENPPTVVGFVTILVIIFLAANLLVDLLYAVLDPRIRYA; encoded by the coding sequence ATGGGGCGCTACGTCGTCCGACGACTGCTCCAGATGGTGCCGGTCTTCATCGGTACGACCTTCCTGATCTTCGTCATGGTCTACGCACTCGGCGACCCCGTGGCCGCGATGTTCGGCGACAAAACGCCCGACCCGGCCACGGCGGCCCAGATCAGGCACGCGTTGTACCTGGACCACTCGCTTCCCGCGCAGTACGTGCACTACATGAAGCAGATCTTCACCGGGAACTTCGGTACCGCCGCGACCGGCCAGCCGGTCACCCAGCTGATGGGTACCGCCTTCCCGGTGACCCTCCGGCTCACCCTCGTGGCGTTCGCGATCGAGGCCGTGGTCGGTATCGGCCTGGGCCTGCTCGCGGGCATGCGCCGGGGCCGCTTCGCCGACAACGGCGTGCTGGTCTTCACGCTGCTCGTGGTGGCCGTGCCGACCTTCGTCACCGGCTACCTGCTCCAGTACTTCCTGGGCGTGAAGTGGCACGTGGCGAACCCGGCGGTGGCCGAGGGCGCGCCCATCGGCGACCTGATCCTCCCCGGCCTGGTGCTGGCCGCGGTGTCGCTCGCGTACGTCGCGCGCCTGACCCGCACCTCGGTCGCGGAGAACGCCCGCGCGGACTACGTCCGCACGGCCGTCGCCAAGGGCCTGCCGCGGCGCCGCGTCGTCACCGTGCACCTGCTGCGCAACTCGCTGATCCCCGTGGTGACGTTCCTCGGCACCGACATCGGCGGCCTGATGGCCGGCGCCGTCGTGACCGAGCGCATCTTCAACGTGCACGGCGTCGGCTACCAGCTCTACCAGGGCATCCTGCGCGAGAACCCGCCGACCGTGGTCGGCTTCGTCACCATCCTGGTGATCATCTTCCTCGCCGCCAACCTGCTCGTCGACCTGCTCTACGCGGTCCTGGACCCGAGGATTCGGTATGCCTGA
- a CDS encoding ABC transporter permease codes for MPDTTDTAAAVATPAVPLAAAATGGPAGPEQEKARSLWSDAWEDLRRKPMFWISGLLILFLIVISLWPGLIASGNPLACDLAKSQNGPTAGHPFGFDTQGCDVYTRTVYGARASVSVGIFSTLGVAVLGSVLGGLAGFFGGWWDAILSRISDIFFGIPILLGGVVFLSVVKGGTVTTVTLFMVLLGWPQIARIARGAVITAKQQDYVQAARALGAGNTRMLLRHIAPNALAPIIVVATIALGTYISLEATLSFLGVGLKPPAVSWGIDISQASDQIRNAPHMLLWPAGALSITVLAFIMLGDAVRDALDPKLR; via the coding sequence ATGCCTGACACGACCGACACCGCGGCCGCCGTGGCCACCCCCGCCGTCCCGCTCGCCGCGGCCGCCACCGGCGGCCCGGCCGGCCCGGAGCAGGAGAAGGCGCGCAGTCTGTGGAGCGACGCGTGGGAGGACCTGCGCCGCAAGCCGATGTTCTGGATATCCGGGCTGCTGATCCTCTTCCTGATCGTCATCTCGCTGTGGCCCGGCCTGATCGCCAGCGGCAACCCGCTCGCCTGCGACCTGGCCAAGTCCCAGAACGGCCCCACCGCGGGCCACCCCTTCGGGTTCGACACGCAGGGCTGCGACGTCTACACCCGCACCGTGTACGGCGCCCGCGCCTCGGTGTCGGTGGGCATCTTCTCCACCCTCGGGGTGGCGGTGCTCGGTTCGGTGCTGGGCGGCCTCGCCGGGTTCTTCGGCGGCTGGTGGGACGCGATCCTCTCCCGGATCAGCGACATCTTCTTCGGCATCCCGATCCTGCTCGGCGGCGTCGTCTTCCTGTCCGTGGTCAAGGGCGGCACCGTCACCACGGTCACCCTGTTCATGGTGCTGCTGGGCTGGCCGCAGATCGCGCGTATCGCCCGCGGCGCGGTGATCACCGCCAAGCAGCAGGACTACGTGCAGGCGGCCCGCGCGCTGGGCGCCGGCAACACCCGGATGCTGCTGCGGCACATCGCGCCCAACGCGCTCGCGCCGATCATCGTCGTCGCGACGATCGCGCTGGGCACCTACATCTCCCTTGAGGCGACGCTGTCGTTCCTCGGCGTCGGCCTCAAGCCGCCGGCCGTGTCCTGGGGTATCGACATCTCCCAGGCGTCGGACCAGATCCGCAACGCCCCGCACATGCTGCTGTGGCCGGCCGGCGCGCTCAGCATCACGGTGCTGGCGTTCATCATGCTCGGCGACGCGGTCCGCGACGCCCTCGACCCCAAGCTGCGCTAG
- a CDS encoding ABC transporter ATP-binding protein, which yields MTAIDERAGATPAKTTGPLLDVRDLHVEFHTRDGVAHAVNGVNYSVNAGETLAVLGESGSGKSVTAQAVMGILDMPPGRIPQGEILFQGQDLLKMSAEARRKIRGRKIGMIFQDALSSLNPVLSVGYQLGEMFRVHQGMSRKDAKAKAIELMDRVRIPAAKQRVGDYPHQFSGGMRQRIMIAMAIALEPDLVIADEPTTALDVTVQAQVMDLLAELQRESNMGLILITHDLGVVADVADKIAVMYAGRIVEHAPVHEIYRTPAHPYTQGLLRSIPRVDQKGQELYAIQGLPPNLTRIPSGCAFNPRCPMAQDVCRTDVPTLHAVGAGRGSACHFWKETLGG from the coding sequence TTGACAGCCATCGACGAGAGGGCGGGCGCTACGCCCGCCAAGACCACCGGGCCGCTGCTGGACGTCCGCGACCTGCACGTGGAGTTCCACACCCGGGACGGCGTCGCGCACGCCGTCAACGGTGTGAACTACTCGGTGAACGCGGGCGAGACGCTGGCGGTGCTCGGTGAGTCCGGCTCCGGCAAGTCCGTCACCGCGCAGGCCGTCATGGGCATCCTCGACATGCCGCCCGGCCGCATCCCGCAGGGCGAGATCCTCTTCCAGGGCCAGGACCTGCTGAAGATGTCCGCCGAGGCGCGCCGCAAGATCCGCGGCCGGAAGATCGGCATGATCTTCCAGGACGCGCTGTCCTCCCTCAACCCGGTGCTGAGCGTGGGCTACCAGCTCGGCGAGATGTTCCGGGTGCACCAGGGGATGTCGCGCAAGGACGCCAAGGCCAAGGCGATCGAGCTGATGGACCGGGTGCGCATCCCGGCCGCCAAGCAGCGGGTCGGCGACTACCCGCACCAGTTCTCCGGCGGTATGCGCCAGCGCATCATGATCGCGATGGCCATCGCCCTGGAGCCCGACCTGGTGATCGCCGACGAGCCCACCACCGCCCTGGACGTCACCGTCCAGGCCCAGGTGATGGACCTGCTCGCGGAGCTCCAGCGCGAGTCCAACATGGGCCTGATCCTGATCACCCACGACCTCGGCGTGGTCGCCGACGTCGCGGACAAGATCGCCGTGATGTACGCGGGGCGGATCGTCGAGCACGCGCCGGTCCACGAGATCTACCGCACCCCGGCCCACCCCTACACCCAGGGCCTGCTGCGCTCGATCCCGCGGGTGGACCAGAAGGGCCAGGAGCTCTACGCCATCCAGGGCCTGCCGCCCAACCTGACCCGCATCCCGTCCGGCTGCGCCTTCAACCCGCGCTGCCCGATGGCCCAGGACGTGTGCCGCACCGACGTGCCGACGCTGCACGCCGTCGGCGCCGGGCGCGGGAGCGCCTGCCACTTCTGGAAGGAGACCCTCGGTGGCTGA
- a CDS encoding ABC transporter ATP-binding protein gives MAEIRTPNETPAQTSQDRGEPILRVRNLVKHFPLTRGIIVQKQVGAVKAVDGVSFDLYAGETLGIVGESGCGKSTVAKLLMNLERATSGEVFYKGEDITKLSGRALKAVRRNIQMVFQDPYTSLNPRMTVGDIIGEPFDIHPEVAPKGDRRQRVRELLDVVGLNPEYINRYPHQFSGGQRQRIGIARGLALNPEIIICDEPVSALDVSVQAQVVNLMAKLQDEFGLSYVFIAHDLSIVRHISDRVGVMYLGRIAEIGTDSEIYEHPTHPYTQALLSAVPVPDPEARERRGEAAAEAAREEGAPTHGGRIILTGDVPSPANPPSGCRFRTRCWKAQDRCAQESPLLAVPEVFQGTGTPAEHLSACHFAEERDVVGAADAA, from the coding sequence GTGGCTGAGATCCGGACTCCGAACGAGACCCCCGCGCAGACCTCGCAGGACCGGGGCGAACCGATCCTGCGGGTGCGCAACCTGGTCAAGCACTTCCCGCTCACCCGGGGCATCATCGTCCAGAAGCAGGTCGGCGCCGTGAAGGCCGTCGACGGCGTCTCCTTCGACCTGTACGCGGGGGAGACGCTGGGCATCGTCGGCGAGTCGGGCTGCGGCAAGTCGACCGTGGCCAAGCTGCTGATGAACCTGGAGCGGGCCACCTCCGGCGAGGTGTTCTACAAGGGCGAGGACATCACCAAGCTGTCGGGGCGTGCCCTGAAGGCGGTGCGCCGCAACATCCAGATGGTCTTCCAGGACCCGTACACCTCGCTCAACCCCCGGATGACGGTCGGCGACATCATCGGCGAGCCCTTCGACATCCACCCCGAGGTGGCGCCCAAGGGCGACCGCCGCCAGCGGGTGCGCGAGCTGCTCGACGTGGTCGGCCTCAACCCCGAGTACATCAACCGCTACCCGCACCAGTTCTCCGGCGGCCAGCGCCAGCGCATCGGCATCGCCCGCGGCCTCGCGCTCAACCCGGAGATCATCATCTGCGACGAGCCGGTCTCCGCGCTCGACGTCTCGGTGCAGGCGCAGGTCGTCAACCTGATGGCGAAGCTCCAGGACGAGTTCGGCCTCTCCTACGTCTTCATCGCGCACGACCTGTCGATCGTCCGGCACATCTCCGACCGGGTCGGCGTGATGTACCTGGGCCGGATCGCGGAGATCGGCACCGACTCCGAGATCTACGAGCACCCCACCCACCCGTACACCCAGGCCCTGCTGTCGGCCGTGCCGGTGCCGGACCCCGAGGCGCGCGAGCGCCGCGGGGAGGCGGCGGCCGAGGCCGCCCGCGAGGAGGGCGCGCCCACCCACGGCGGCCGCATCATCCTCACCGGCGACGTGCCCTCCCCGGCCAACCCGCCGTCCGGCTGCCGGTTCCGCACCCGCTGCTGGAAGGCGCAGGACCGGTGCGCGCAGGAGAGCCCGCTGCTGGCGGTGCCCGAGGTGTTCCAGGGCACCGGCACCCCGGCCGAGCACCTCTCGGCCTGCCACTTCGCCGAGGAGCGGGACGTCGTGGGCGCCGCCGACGCCGCCTGA
- a CDS encoding peptide ABC transporter substrate-binding protein has product MRGATRVRCAVGVLAVALAATACGGGSSGGGGGSGDGVVRASWGDPQNPLEPADTNEVQGGKVLDMIFRGLKIYNPKTAAAENEIAQSITSSDSQNFDIKLKPGWKFSNGEAVTSDSFINAWNYGADLRNAQLNAFFFAQIDGYSKVHPDASGAKATATKLSGLTKVSDTEFKVKLNQKFSLWPDTLGYAAFYPLPQAFFSNHAAWLSKPIGNGPYEISSYTKGSGMSLRKWDAYPGSDPAANSGVDLRVYTDNNTAYTDLQAGNIDVVDDIPANQLKNVKADLGSRYINEPAGLNQTLTFPLYASNWSSAKSALVRQGLSMAINRPQITKAIFQDTRTPATDWTSPVLGDAGGYKAGLCGQECEYNPTKAKQLIQQGGGLPSGGITIGYNADTGSHKEWVDAVCNSINNVLGDNHACVGAPTGTFADFRNKITNKQVTMPFRSGWQMDYPLIQDFLQPLFYTDASSNDSHYNNPQFDKLVDQANAETDSGKAIGLFQDAERLLVKDMPAIPLWYQNGNAGYSTNVSNVILNPFSVPVYNEIKVK; this is encoded by the coding sequence ATGCGCGGAGCCACGCGCGTGAGGTGTGCTGTCGGCGTGCTGGCCGTCGCGCTGGCCGCCACCGCCTGCGGCGGCGGAAGCAGCGGTGGCGGTGGCGGCAGCGGCGACGGCGTCGTCCGTGCTTCCTGGGGTGACCCGCAGAACCCGTTGGAGCCCGCCGACACCAACGAGGTGCAGGGCGGCAAGGTGCTCGACATGATCTTCCGCGGCCTGAAGATCTACAACCCGAAGACCGCCGCGGCCGAGAACGAGATCGCCCAGTCGATCACCAGCAGCGACAGCCAGAACTTCGACATCAAGCTCAAGCCGGGCTGGAAGTTCAGCAACGGCGAGGCGGTCACCTCCGACTCGTTCATCAACGCCTGGAACTACGGCGCCGATCTGCGGAACGCCCAGCTCAACGCCTTCTTCTTCGCGCAGATCGACGGCTACTCCAAGGTCCACCCGGACGCCTCCGGGGCCAAGGCCACCGCGACCAAGCTCTCCGGTCTGACGAAGGTCTCCGACACCGAGTTCAAGGTGAAGCTCAACCAGAAGTTCTCGCTGTGGCCCGACACCCTCGGCTACGCGGCCTTCTACCCGCTGCCGCAGGCGTTCTTCAGCAACCACGCCGCCTGGCTGTCCAAGCCGATCGGCAACGGCCCGTACGAGATCTCCTCGTACACCAAGGGCAGCGGCATGTCGCTGCGCAAGTGGGACGCCTACCCGGGCAGCGACCCCGCCGCCAACAGCGGCGTCGACCTGCGGGTCTACACCGACAACAACACCGCCTACACCGACCTCCAGGCCGGCAACATCGACGTCGTCGACGACATCCCGGCCAACCAGCTCAAGAACGTCAAGGCGGACCTCGGCAGCCGTTACATCAACGAGCCGGCCGGCCTCAACCAGACCCTCACCTTCCCGCTGTACGCCAGCAACTGGTCCTCGGCGAAGTCGGCGCTGGTCCGGCAGGGCCTGTCGATGGCGATCAACCGCCCGCAGATCACGAAGGCGATCTTCCAGGACACCCGCACCCCGGCCACCGACTGGACCTCGCCGGTGCTCGGCGACGCCGGCGGCTACAAGGCGGGGCTGTGCGGCCAGGAGTGCGAGTACAACCCGACCAAGGCCAAGCAGCTGATCCAGCAGGGCGGCGGCCTGCCCAGCGGCGGGATCACCATCGGCTACAACGCCGACACCGGCTCCCACAAGGAGTGGGTGGACGCCGTCTGCAACAGCATCAACAACGTGCTGGGCGACAACCACGCCTGCGTGGGGGCGCCCACCGGCACCTTCGCCGACTTCCGGAACAAGATCACCAACAAGCAGGTGACCATGCCGTTCCGGTCCGGCTGGCAGATGGACTACCCGCTGATCCAGGACTTCCTCCAGCCGCTGTTCTACACCGACGCCTCGTCGAACGACTCGCACTACAACAACCCGCAGTTCGACAAGCTGGTCGACCAGGCCAACGCCGAGACCGACAGCGGCAAGGCCATCGGGCTCTTCCAGGACGCGGAGAGGCTCCTGGTCAAGGACATGCCCGCGATCCCGCTCTGGTACCAGAACGGCAACGCCGGCTACTCCACCAACGTCTCGAACGTCATCCTCAACCCCTTCAGCGTCCCGGTCTACAACGAGATCAAGGTCAAGTGA
- a CDS encoding ABC transporter permease — protein MGRYVIRRLLQMIPVFIGSTFLIFFMVYALGDPVAALFGERAPDPATAQQIRHDLYLDHSLGAQYLHYMKNIFVGDFGTAFNGQSVTALMGSAFPVTIRLTIVAIIFEIIIGILLGVITGMRRGKPVDTGVLLLTLVVISVPTFVTGYVLQYVFGVRLGWTAPSVSPSAPFNELILPGLVLALVSLAYVTRLTRTSIAENTRADYVRTAIAKGLPRRRVITRHLLRNSLIPVITFIGTDIGALMGGAIVTERIFNIHGVGYQLYQGILRNNAPTVVGFVTVLVLVFLLANLLVDLLYAVLDPRIRYA, from the coding sequence ATGGGACGCTATGTGATCAGGCGGCTGCTCCAGATGATCCCGGTGTTCATCGGCAGCACGTTCCTGATCTTCTTCATGGTCTACGCGCTCGGCGACCCGGTCGCCGCGCTCTTCGGCGAGCGCGCCCCGGACCCGGCGACCGCCCAGCAGATCCGCCACGACCTGTATCTGGACCACTCGTTGGGCGCCCAGTACCTGCACTACATGAAGAACATCTTCGTCGGCGACTTCGGCACCGCCTTCAACGGACAGTCCGTCACCGCCCTGATGGGCAGCGCCTTCCCGGTCACCATCCGGCTGACGATCGTGGCGATCATCTTCGAGATCATCATCGGCATCCTGCTCGGCGTCATCACCGGCATGCGCCGCGGCAAGCCCGTCGACACCGGCGTGCTGCTGCTGACCCTGGTGGTCATCTCGGTGCCCACCTTCGTCACCGGCTACGTGCTCCAGTACGTCTTCGGCGTCCGGCTGGGGTGGACCGCGCCCTCGGTGTCGCCCAGCGCCCCCTTCAACGAGCTGATCCTGCCCGGCCTGGTGCTCGCCCTGGTCTCGCTCGCGTACGTCACCCGGCTGACCCGCACCTCGATCGCGGAGAACACCCGGGCCGACTACGTGCGCACCGCCATCGCCAAGGGCCTGCCCCGGCGCCGCGTCATCACCCGGCACCTGCTGCGCAACTCGCTGATCCCGGTGATCACCTTCATCGGCACCGACATCGGCGCCCTCATGGGAGGCGCGATCGTCACCGAGCGGATCTTCAACATCCACGGCGTCGGCTACCAGCTCTACCAGGGCATCCTGCGCAACAACGCGCCCACCGTGGTCGGCTTCGTCACCGTCCTGGTGCTGGTCTTCCTGCTGGCCAACCTGCTCGTCGACCTGCTGTACGCGGTCCTGGACCCGAGGATTCGGTATGCCTGA